In Lepeophtheirus salmonis chromosome Z, UVic_Lsal_1.4, whole genome shotgun sequence, the genomic window ttgaatttcctgaatattttattaaataattgtcgAAATATTTGcgaaaatgaaccagttatcgagagTAATTTTTTCGACGGTATTATTcactataacttttttatttttgcaagtacgaaaaaactATTGGTAGGTCTATGTTCCTCATAACtcatttttctgtaaaattagtgcaaaacagTCTTTTagatttggcaatttttagagaaaaataaaggaTGGACATCTCATCTACACAACTTTTTTGATACATGATGGGCTTATGTAATTTGAAgcttataacattttattttaagttcataagaatatgtacttatatatattatacaggtgctatgttattataatacttGCCCATACTGAAGgcatctaaaaattaaaaagaaataacaatgaccatttttaatgtgatatcccgctccctccttgggGATAGCAACGCTGGATACCCTCTGCtagtaattcataattataaatataaagaattaaaagagACGAAATACCTTGAATTAAATGTAGGAAGTATGTGACTAGATataatacgttctagctatcattcatcCTTTTCTTAGTGATTATATTCTCCAATCAGTCCGAGAACTGATCCAATACTACTAATCCGCCATAATAATTACTTCGGGAATTAAATGtacttcattattaaaaatggcATTACTTTGATCCTTTTAAGCTCATGaatgaggatttaaaaaatcgaTATAATGTTTCTCGTAGAGAACTAAATATTCTTTCTCTATCATATTTCCAATTGGTTCTTTTTCGGAatcaaatttaagaattttgttCATTCAAATGAACTAATTACACATTAACAAgggaatatttcatattatcgTTCACtctctatgtatataataatttatagaactCCCTGAATGCCTAGATGAGAAGCTTATTTCAATGAGTTTTAATACTATCTTGAGGAgaacaagctccaatcacggaAACTGTTGTtatgaaaaacatcatttttgataataaattccaCTAAGTGAACTcatattaaactaattatttaaatggatgaatttgttcttcaaaaataaagtatcaactttaCTTCGTGTTTGTACAAAACTATTATCTAATAAGtttctttcaataattaatttatatgaaatattagccTTCTATTGATGGATTCATAAAGTCGTGTGTATTTGCACAATGACTCAAATGGATTTGGAGTCGCATAATTCAAAAGGTTTGATTCAGAACGTAAGACACAAAATGTTATCccaaactataaattaagaataatttattcttagcTAGATTGgtgtatttttaatgaaattttttattttaatttattatttatgtcactgagaatttaaatttaatttctagagtaTGATTACAATAGTTTCTTGAggttggatttataatatttagaaatccCGGCTCCGAATctgcagctattttaaaatttgcgacTCCTAACTAtggataaatattatcattttctttgtttcaaacCGACTCAATGAGTAAATATATGTGGGGATTCATCAcctataattattactatattgAAATTAGATGTACTTAGTTactaaaagttatattattttaatccctTTAAGCTCATGAAtgggctataaaatatatatttatataggctATAGTATCCTTATAGAATATCGATACTGTCTGACTGATGTTTCCAATTAACTTCGCCACCAAATGTTCATTCCAATGAATTTATTACCTTACTTATGCAACCTTAATGTggggaaatttaatattattttaataaaatttattctaatgCAAAATCCATTCAACCCCGTCCGTCAATATTTGCTACTTTAATAACCTgctcaattaaatgtaattagttaaaatacattttgatccTTCTAAACTCATTTATTGGGAATATGTGTAATCGATATAGTCTGTATCAAGTTTTCTATccctaaaatacaaaaaaatcattgttaagAATTAATTACTCTATTATTCAAAGATCAATggagatataatatttaataatatttgaatgaatcTTACTAAATAATCTTATACATAACCTTAATTGACATTGACACTTTATTTTGCTAGGGCAAATTAAtcactttaaataattaatttactgaattttgtaaattttcaagtaCTCTTGATTCAATTTTCTAATCAATTtgacatatcatttttttcttcatagaatttcatatttaaatgatCTTAGGAtggtaattataaatatattttagtattttaaaatcatttcaatttatttatttatcttaaaaaaattctgtaattatgtaataattgtaattatttattttagaatccatgGGTTGTGACTCATTTCAAGTaagtaaatttgaatttattcgaTCACTTGttggaatattataattttatttctacgCTGGAAATTGTTAACAAAATAGGAACGTCCTTTTTGAACTTTAGAACGAACCAAACTATCTTTCAAgtgaaaaaggaaatataaatgcttcttaaataaaatagatattttcctACTCAgtcttatgtataaatatattatttactatcttAGAAGAGTTGCATTTGTGTATGTCTACTTATGATGAGCATTATGATGCCTCATCAAGCTTCCTAATTGTGCAAAAGACATAAAGCAGGAAGCACAATGGAATTTTttgatcttctcatgaacagtTTCAATATGGATCTTCATGTTGGATTTTTGTGTAAAAGAAATAGAGCAGTAattacattggaattttttcttcttctcatgaacaccttcaatatgtcTTTTCAAGTGTCCAGAATTTGAAAAAGAtctagagcagtaactacatagGAATGTTTTAAActtctcatgaacactttcaatatgtattttcaagctTCCATAATGTGTAAAAGAACAAGAGCAGTcactacatttgaatttttttatcttctcatgaacacctttaATATGCCTCTTCAAGTCTCCAGAGCGTGTAAAAGAACTGGAACAGTGActacattgtaattttttaatcttctcatgaatACCTTCAATATGCCCCTTCAAGCTTCCAGagcgtgtaaaagaactagagcagtaactacattggaaCTTCAGTATTTTCTTATGAACAACTTCAATATGCTCCTTCAAGTCTCCAAGACgtttaaaagaactagagcagtcatcacattggaattttttcttcttctcatgaacaccttcaatgtGCCTCTTCAAGTCGCCAGAGCGTGTAAAAGAACTAAAACAGACACTACATTGgaattttctcttcttctcatgaacactttcaatatgcCTCTTCAAGTCTCCAGAGCGTGTAAAAGAGCTAGAGCAGTCACTACATTCGAATTTTCTATCCTTCTCATGAACACTTTTAATATGCATCTTCAAGTGTCCCTGTTGTTTAAAGGAACTAGAGCATTCACTACATTGGAAATTTCTCttcttctcatgaacactttcaatatgtTTCTTCAAGTTTCCGGAGattgtaaaagaactagagcagaaGCTACattggaatttatttatattctcatgaacaccttcaatatccATCTTCAAGTACTC contains:
- the LOC121130216 gene encoding uncharacterized protein, which gives rise to MDIEGVHENINKFQCSFCSSSFTISGNLKKHIESVHEKKRNFQCSECSSSFKQQGHLKMHIKSVHEKDRKFECSDCSSSFTRSGDLKRHIESVHEKKRKFQCSVCFSSFTRSGDLKRHIEGVHEKKKKFQCDDCSSSFKRLGDLKEHIEVVHKKILKFQCSYCSSSFTRSGSLKGHIEGIHEKIKKLQCSHCSSSFTRSGDLKRHIKGVHEKIKKFKCSDCSCSFTHYGSLKIHIESVHEKFKTFLCSYCSRSFSNSGHLKRHIEGVHEKKKKFQCNYCSISFTQKSNMKIHIETVHEKIKKFHCASCFMSFAQLGSLMRHHNAHHK